A single Verrucomicrobiia bacterium DNA region contains:
- a CDS encoding glycosyltransferase family 39 protein, with the protein MRPALPEAPPKTGGLRSLPAALAVYAALAVVFNIANRYQINWDGVRYLSFARLLAHGRWWDSVDVRRPPLLSWLLAPLVESPVFRGEALFAARAAMAVSGAAALAAAAFLARRFQLRESSRFAALLFFALLFAHGSAQITTPDLLLCALIWAYLYFLCGERFLDDPRLAALAGLTAGAAYLAKQYAFPFFCVHYPLFLMLKAAEAEDKKARAKAVRAFLIGLGAFLLPALPYVIAFSIKLGRFTFGCSGSGAHLGVAPPDFIGGYGEDWSPFHSWEYFAWQASLCREAFFYFLQSVCSRGPLLLMSFLALPVLVAHQRKNRGIFFYKILLLTAVVYTGGYLFVPSYEERFFLPVLVPMILFTFKGWEVSAAYLARPLWLLLSAALFLSLAFPPLAALYHDVPRLFQRQTNPYRKIAETARELGGGATEAACSRKAMHASVYVLFYLDLPGNAIKHCGEPEDLAAELEKNKSGKLLLFYGDVDPKGRLMSQKLRGDSRFRLYKTVSAETLWDGQADIFEFRPEKVS; encoded by the coding sequence ATGCGTCCTGCCTTGCCGGAAGCGCCGCCGAAAACCGGGGGATTGCGGAGCCTGCCCGCGGCTCTCGCCGTCTATGCCGCGCTGGCCGTCGTCTTCAACATCGCCAATCGTTATCAAATCAATTGGGACGGCGTCCGCTATCTCAGCTTCGCAAGGCTTCTGGCTCATGGCCGGTGGTGGGATTCGGTGGACGTGCGGCGTCCGCCGCTGCTCTCCTGGCTGCTTGCGCCGCTCGTGGAATCGCCCGTTTTCCGGGGCGAGGCCCTGTTCGCGGCCCGCGCGGCCATGGCCGTGTCCGGCGCCGCGGCGCTCGCGGCCGCCGCTTTCCTCGCCCGCAGATTCCAGCTCCGCGAAAGCAGCCGGTTTGCCGCGCTGCTTTTTTTCGCCCTGCTGTTTGCGCACGGCTCCGCGCAGATCACCACGCCCGACCTTCTGCTTTGCGCCCTGATCTGGGCCTATCTTTATTTCCTTTGCGGCGAACGCTTTCTCGACGACCCGCGCCTTGCGGCCCTTGCCGGGCTCACCGCCGGCGCCGCTTATCTCGCCAAACAGTACGCCTTCCCGTTTTTCTGCGTGCATTACCCGCTTTTCCTGATGCTCAAAGCCGCGGAAGCGGAAGACAAAAAAGCGCGGGCCAAAGCGGTAAGAGCCTTTTTGATCGGGCTTGGCGCTTTTCTCCTTCCGGCGCTGCCGTATGTGATTGCCTTTTCAATCAAGCTCGGCCGCTTTACCTTCGGCTGCTCCGGCAGCGGCGCGCATCTCGGGGTTGCGCCTCCTGATTTTATCGGCGGGTACGGGGAAGACTGGTCGCCTTTTCACAGCTGGGAATATTTTGCATGGCAGGCCAGCCTTTGCCGCGAAGCTTTTTTTTATTTTCTTCAAAGCGTGTGCTCGCGCGGTCCTTTGCTGCTCATGTCATTCCTGGCGCTGCCGGTCCTCGTGGCGCATCAGAGGAAAAACCGCGGCATTTTTTTCTACAAAATCCTGCTTCTCACCGCCGTTGTCTACACCGGCGGCTACTTGTTCGTCCCTTCTTACGAAGAAAGATTTTTCTTGCCGGTGCTGGTCCCCATGATCCTCTTCACGTTCAAAGGATGGGAAGTCTCGGCCGCCTACCTCGCCAGGCCCTTGTGGCTCCTGCTGTCCGCCGCGCTTTTCCTGTCGCTTGCGTTCCCGCCGCTGGCCGCGCTTTATCACGACGTCCCGCGCCTTTTTCAAAGACAGACGAATCCTTACCGGAAAATCGCGGAAACCGCGCGGGAACTGGGAGGCGGGGCAACGGAGGCGGCCTGCAGCCGGAAGGCCATGCATGCTTCGGTCTATGTCTTGTTTTACCTGGATTTGCCGGGAAACGCGATCAAGCATTGCGGCGAACCCGAAGATCTTGCCGCGGAGCTCGAGAAAAACAAAAGCGGAAAGCTTCTGTTGTTTTACGGGGACGTGGATCCCAAGGGCAGGCTCATGAGCCAAAAGCTGCGCGGGGACAGCCGCTTCCGGCTTTACAAGACTGTTTCCGCGGAGACTCTTTGGGACGGGCAGGCCGACATTTTCGAGTTCCGGCCGGAAAAAGTTTCTTAA